In Solanum stenotomum isolate F172 chromosome 6, ASM1918654v1, whole genome shotgun sequence, one DNA window encodes the following:
- the LOC125867086 gene encoding zinc finger BED domain-containing protein DAYSLEEPER-like, whose translation MATSMLKKFKKYWESYNIILSIAMVLDPRYKLNFVKFCFSKLNSDSADKKVKVIEDNLKLLFEEYLIPSITTSLSTSLPEEHACSSRNQMTEAFEEFDMFQSQLESSTSKTQLELYLEEANVDRKTNPNLDVLGFWKANKLRYPELSLMARDVLSVPITTVASESAFSTGGRVIGKFQSSILLANAEAKLCTRDWICGQEDLNGFESDSDEDEIVVDLQPYVDKLRDHRISKDNPQ comes from the exons ATGGCCActtctatgttaaagaagttcAAAAAATATTGGGAGTCATATAACATCATTTTATCTATAGCAATGGTTCTTGACCCACGATATAAACTGAATTTTGttaagttttgtttttcaaaGCTTAATTCTGATAGCGCTGATAAAAAAGTGAAGGTTATCGAAGataatttaaagttattattCGAAGAGTACTTGATACCATCTATTACAACCTCGTTGTCAACTTCATTACCAGAGGAGCATGCTTGTAGTAGTAGAAATCAAATGACTGAAGCATTTGAGGAGTTTGATATGTTTCAAAGTCAGTTAGAGTCGAGTACCAGTAAAACACAATTAGAGTTATATTTGGAAGAAGCTAACGTTGATCGTAAAACAAATCCGAATCTAGATGTACTTGGATTTTGGAAGGCTAACAAACTAAGGTATCCAGAACTTTCATTAATGGCACGGGATGTTTTGAGTGTGCCCATCACTACAGTAGCCTCTGAATCTGCATTTAGCACCGGAGGTCGTGTCATTGGAAAGTTTCAAAGTTCTATTCTTCTTGCAAATGCTGAGGCGAAACTATGTACTAGGGATTGGATTTGTGGACAAGAAG ATCTTAATGGATTCGAATCAGATTCTGATGAAGATGAGATTGTTGTTGACCTTCAACCTTATGTTGATAAACTTAGAG ATCATCGCATCTCAAAGGACAATCCACAATAG